The Xanthomonas indica genome has a segment encoding these proteins:
- a CDS encoding assimilatory sulfite reductase (NADPH) flavoprotein subunit, whose amino-acid sequence MTAASPALPPSPLPEERKALLARTVEGLDAAGLWWLSGYAAGLAQAQGPATPALAVVAGAAAAPSPAPQLSIVYGSQTGNARRAAEQVAAEAEAAGLAVRLLRADAYPTRELGNERLLYVVISTQGEGDPPDDAIGFVEFLQGRRAPKLPQLQYAVLGLGDSSYADFCGIARRLDARLAELGAQRLLPLGEADLEIETVAAPWRAQALAQARDILGRTPATPSATVTPLRGTAASAWSRSQPFAAEVLANQAISGRDFKGPRYAAHGQADKDVRHLELSLAGSGLHYEPGDALGVRHRNPPALVEAVLTASRLDGDVEFTADGHTLPLHEWLAGHRELTRASRPLLAAVAERAGAKALAELLDPTQTAGLAALLADHQVIDVLRRWPADWDHAALLQALRPMVPRLYSIASSRKRVGDEAHLTVDVLAYDAHGHAHGGAASGYLAALAEGDSAPVYIEPNERFRVPADDSRDILMIGPGTGVAPFRGFVQERAERGASGRNWLFFGARHFNRDFLYQAEWQQALRSGELHRLDLAFSRDVQPLRGSAAPSKIYVQQRLREHGRAVYDWLQNGAHLYVCGAIAMGKDVHATLLDIVAEHGARSPEDAAAYLSQLQQEGRYARDVY is encoded by the coding sequence ATGACCGCCGCCTCGCCCGCGTTGCCGCCCAGCCCCTTGCCCGAGGAGCGCAAGGCACTGCTGGCGCGGACCGTGGAGGGCCTGGACGCGGCCGGGCTGTGGTGGCTGTCCGGCTACGCCGCCGGCCTGGCCCAGGCGCAGGGTCCGGCGACGCCGGCCCTGGCGGTGGTCGCCGGCGCCGCCGCGGCGCCCTCGCCCGCGCCGCAGCTGAGCATTGTCTATGGCAGCCAGACCGGCAACGCACGCCGCGCCGCCGAACAGGTGGCGGCCGAGGCCGAGGCGGCCGGGCTGGCGGTGCGCCTGCTGCGCGCCGACGCCTATCCCACCCGCGAGCTGGGCAACGAGCGCCTGCTCTATGTGGTCATCAGCACCCAGGGCGAGGGCGACCCGCCGGACGATGCGATCGGCTTCGTCGAGTTCCTGCAGGGCCGGCGCGCACCCAAGCTGCCGCAGTTGCAGTACGCCGTGCTCGGCCTGGGCGACTCCAGCTACGCCGACTTCTGCGGCATCGCCCGGCGCCTGGATGCGCGCCTGGCCGAACTGGGCGCGCAGCGGCTGCTGCCGCTGGGCGAGGCCGACCTGGAGATCGAGACGGTGGCGGCGCCGTGGCGCGCGCAGGCACTGGCGCAGGCACGCGACATCCTGGGCCGCACGCCCGCGACGCCGTCGGCCACGGTGACGCCGCTGCGTGGCACCGCTGCGTCAGCGTGGAGCCGCAGCCAGCCGTTCGCCGCCGAGGTACTGGCCAACCAGGCGATCAGCGGCCGCGACTTCAAGGGACCGCGCTACGCCGCGCACGGCCAGGCCGACAAGGACGTGCGCCACCTCGAACTGTCGCTGGCCGGCAGCGGCCTGCACTACGAACCCGGCGACGCCCTGGGCGTGCGCCATCGCAATCCACCCGCGCTGGTCGAGGCGGTGTTGACCGCGAGCCGACTGGACGGTGATGTCGAATTCACTGCCGATGGGCACACACTGCCCCTGCACGAGTGGCTGGCCGGCCATCGCGAACTGACCCGGGCCTCGCGCCCGTTGCTCGCCGCGGTGGCCGAACGCGCCGGCGCCAAGGCGCTGGCCGAGCTGCTCGACCCCACCCAGACCGCCGGCCTGGCGGCGTTGCTCGCCGATCACCAAGTGATCGACGTGTTGCGTCGCTGGCCGGCGGATTGGGACCACGCCGCGCTGCTGCAGGCGCTGCGGCCGATGGTCCCGCGCCTGTACTCGATCGCCTCCAGCCGCAAGCGGGTCGGCGACGAAGCCCACCTCACCGTCGACGTGCTGGCCTACGACGCCCACGGCCATGCCCACGGCGGCGCCGCCAGCGGCTATCTGGCGGCCCTGGCCGAAGGCGACAGCGCGCCGGTGTACATCGAACCCAACGAACGCTTCCGGGTGCCCGCCGACGATAGCCGCGACATCCTGATGATCGGCCCCGGCACCGGCGTGGCGCCGTTCCGCGGTTTCGTGCAGGAGCGCGCCGAGCGCGGCGCCAGCGGGCGCAACTGGCTGTTCTTCGGCGCCCGCCACTTCAACCGCGACTTCCTCTACCAGGCCGAGTGGCAACAGGCGCTGCGCAGCGGCGAACTGCACCGGCTGGACCTGGCGTTCTCGCGCGACGTGCAGCCGCTGCGCGGCAGCGCCGCCCCGTCCAAGATCTACGTGCAGCAGCGCCTGCGCGAACACGGCCGCGCTGTCTACGACTGGCTGCAGAACGGCGCGCACCTGTACGTATGCGGCGCCATCGCCATGGGCAAGGACGTACACGCCACCCTGCTGGACATCGTCGCCGAACACGGCGCCCGCAGCCCCGAGGACGCCGCCGCCTACCTCAGCCAACTGCAGCAGGAGGGACGGTATGCGCGCGATGTGTATTGA
- the cysI gene encoding assimilatory sulfite reductase (NADPH) hemoprotein subunit, with translation MSHSVEDIKHHSQRLRGSLLQSLADPVTGALREDDQTLIKYHGSYQQDDRDLREERRRQKLEPAYQFMIRTRTPGGVVDPVQWLKLDAIATTYGNHSLRITTRQAFQFHGVIKRELKATMQAINAALIDTLAACGDVNRNVQVAANPLASQAHATLYADAARVSEHLLPNTRAYYEIWLDEEQVAGSGQEDEPIYGNAYLPRKFKIGFALPPINDVDVFANDLGFIGVLDADGALAGYNVSLGGGMGASHGDAETYPRVANVVGFIDRAQLLDVATAVVTTQRDLGNRTVRKRARFKYTIDDHGLDTVLAEIERRAGVRLQPVRDFAFEHNGDREGWHAGEDGRWHLTLSLPAGRIADHVDGAQHLSGLRAIAVQLRDAGDGAHFRMTANQNLVIAGIPAAQRAAIDALVRAHALDAGNRAPTALARAAMACVALPTCGLAMAEAERYLPAFAAQLQPLLARHGLEDAPILLRLSGCPNGCSRPYLAEIALVGKAPGRYNLMLGGDHRGQRLNTLYRENIAEPEILAALEPLFARYANERDADERFGDFLHRTGVVALPAYPTHRHLIPSELHA, from the coding sequence ATGTCCCACTCCGTCGAAGACATCAAGCACCACAGCCAGCGGTTGCGCGGGTCGCTGCTGCAGAGCCTGGCCGATCCGGTCACCGGGGCGCTGCGCGAGGACGATCAGACCCTGATCAAGTACCACGGCAGCTACCAGCAGGACGACCGCGATCTGCGCGAGGAGCGGCGCCGGCAGAAGCTGGAGCCGGCCTACCAGTTCATGATCCGCACGCGCACCCCGGGCGGGGTGGTGGATCCGGTGCAGTGGCTCAAGCTCGATGCCATCGCCACCACCTACGGCAACCACTCGCTGCGCATCACCACGCGCCAGGCGTTCCAGTTCCACGGGGTGATCAAGCGCGAACTGAAGGCGACCATGCAGGCGATCAACGCCGCGCTGATCGACACCCTCGCCGCCTGCGGCGACGTCAATCGCAACGTGCAGGTCGCCGCCAATCCGCTGGCCTCGCAGGCGCACGCCACGCTCTACGCCGATGCCGCACGTGTGTCCGAGCACCTGCTGCCCAACACCCGCGCCTACTACGAGATCTGGCTGGACGAGGAGCAGGTTGCCGGCAGCGGCCAGGAGGACGAGCCGATCTACGGCAATGCCTACCTGCCGCGCAAGTTCAAGATCGGCTTCGCGTTGCCGCCGATCAACGACGTCGACGTGTTCGCCAACGACCTGGGCTTCATCGGCGTGCTCGACGCCGATGGCGCGCTGGCCGGCTACAACGTCAGCCTCGGCGGCGGCATGGGCGCCAGCCATGGCGATGCGGAGACCTACCCGCGCGTGGCCAACGTGGTCGGTTTCATCGACCGCGCGCAGTTGCTCGACGTCGCCACCGCCGTGGTCACCACCCAGCGCGACCTGGGCAACCGTACCGTGCGCAAGCGCGCGCGCTTCAAGTACACCATCGACGACCACGGCCTGGACACGGTGCTGGCGGAAATCGAGCGCCGCGCCGGCGTGCGCCTGCAGCCGGTGCGGGACTTCGCCTTCGAGCACAACGGCGACCGCGAGGGCTGGCACGCCGGCGAGGATGGCCGCTGGCACCTGACGCTGTCGCTGCCGGCCGGACGCATCGCCGACCACGTCGACGGCGCGCAGCACCTCAGCGGCCTGCGCGCGATCGCCGTGCAGTTGCGCGACGCCGGCGACGGTGCGCACTTCCGCATGACCGCGAACCAGAACCTGGTGATCGCCGGCATCCCCGCCGCGCAACGCGCGGCGATCGACGCACTGGTGCGCGCGCATGCGCTGGACGCCGGCAACCGCGCGCCGACCGCGCTGGCGCGCGCGGCCATGGCCTGCGTGGCGCTGCCCACCTGCGGCCTGGCGATGGCCGAGGCCGAACGTTACCTGCCGGCCTTCGCCGCGCAGCTGCAGCCGCTGCTGGCCCGCCACGGCCTGGAGGACGCCCCGATCCTGCTGCGCCTCTCCGGCTGCCCGAACGGCTGTTCGCGGCCGTACCTGGCCGAGATCGCCCTGGTCGGCAAGGCGCCGGGCCGCTACAACCTGATGCTCGGCGGCGACCACCGCGGCCAGCGCCTCAACACCCTGTACCGCGAGAACATCGCCGAGCCGGAGATCCTTGCCGCGCTGGAACCGCTGTTCGCGCGCTATGCCAACGAGCGGGACGCGGACGAGCGCTTCGGTGACTTCCTGCACCGCACCGGCGTGGTCGCCCTGCCCGCCTATCCCACCCACCGCCACCTGATTCCGTCGGAACTGCACGCATGA
- a CDS encoding phosphoadenylyl-sulfate reductase, protein MSALPAASQDAPANAPVPALDLDAANALLATLSAPERVAWALQHGPAEAALSSSFGAQSAATLHLLTRQRPDIPVILIDTGYLFAETYRFADALTERLKLNLKIYRPLVSRAWMEARHGRLWEQGMVGIEQYNNLRKVEPMRRALDELKVGTWFTGLRRSQSDSRAQTPFVQKRGERYKINPIADWSDRDLWQYMQQHDLPYHPLWEQGYVSIGDFHTTRRWEPGMREEDTRFFGLKRECGIHEDL, encoded by the coding sequence ATGAGCGCTCTGCCCGCCGCCTCCCAAGACGCCCCCGCCAACGCACCGGTACCGGCCCTGGATCTCGATGCCGCCAATGCGCTGCTGGCGACGCTGTCCGCGCCGGAGCGCGTGGCCTGGGCGTTGCAGCACGGCCCGGCCGAAGCCGCCCTGTCGTCCAGCTTCGGCGCGCAATCGGCGGCCACTCTGCACCTGCTGACCCGGCAGCGCCCGGACATCCCGGTGATCCTGATCGACACCGGCTACCTGTTCGCCGAGACCTACCGCTTCGCCGACGCGCTGACCGAGCGGCTCAAGCTCAACCTCAAGATCTACCGCCCGCTGGTCAGCCGCGCCTGGATGGAAGCGCGCCACGGCCGCCTGTGGGAACAGGGCATGGTCGGCATCGAGCAGTACAACAACCTGCGCAAGGTCGAACCGATGCGCCGCGCCCTGGACGAACTGAAGGTCGGCACCTGGTTCACCGGCCTGCGCCGCAGCCAGTCCGACAGCCGCGCGCAGACCCCGTTCGTGCAGAAGCGCGGCGAGCGCTACAAGATCAACCCGATCGCCGACTGGAGCGACCGCGACCTGTGGCAATACATGCAGCAGCACGACCTGCCCTATCACCCGCTGTGGGAACAGGGCTATGTCTCGATCGGCGACTTCCACACCACCCGCCGCTGGGAACCGGGCATGCGCGAGGAAGACACCCGCTTCTTCGGCCTCAAGCGCGAGTGCGGGATCCACGAAGATCTGTAA
- a CDS encoding PepSY domain-containing protein — protein MATHIRTAEAAPARFYRAVWRWHFYAGLLVLPLLVWLALTGAAFVYQQPIDGYFHRALKTVPVPDHAQTLAPQRVLDAALAAQPGQALRYTTPPRRDAAAEVTIATADGHREVVYVDPYRARVLGRLPEHGTVAWTIRRLHSLDYVGWFANALIEVAAGWAILLVLTGVYLWWPRGRRGGVTTVRGRPAQRVFWRDVHALTGSVVGALLLFLALTGMPWSWFWGAQVNRLANGHHYGYPAGLRVDLPMSTQRLSDSEVPAWSLRQARLPQSSPPAADPHAAHGGQGEHDGMAGMADAAPAAGAIGLDAAVARFQARGIAPGYSVALPRGVRGVYTASVYPPDLAQQRVIHLDQYSGQVLLDMRYADYGPLAKALEWGINVHLGQEYGLLNQLVLIGACLGIVLLCVSAAVMWWKRRPQGGLGVPPLPADRRTLRGVVALLVLGGMLFPLVGVSLLLMLALDWALVLRREPAVGA, from the coding sequence ATGGCCACGCACATCCGCACGGCCGAGGCGGCGCCGGCGCGCTTCTATCGCGCCGTGTGGCGCTGGCATTTCTATGCCGGCCTGCTGGTCCTGCCGCTGCTGGTCTGGCTGGCGCTGACCGGCGCGGCCTTCGTCTACCAGCAGCCGATCGACGGCTACTTCCATCGCGCGTTGAAGACCGTGCCGGTGCCGGACCACGCGCAGACACTGGCGCCACAGCGCGTGCTGGATGCGGCGCTGGCCGCGCAACCGGGCCAGGCGCTGCGCTACACCACGCCGCCACGGCGCGATGCCGCGGCGGAAGTGACCATCGCCACCGCCGACGGCCACCGCGAAGTCGTCTACGTGGACCCGTACCGGGCGCGGGTGCTGGGCCGGTTGCCCGAGCACGGCACCGTGGCCTGGACCATCAGGCGCCTGCACAGCCTCGACTACGTCGGCTGGTTCGCCAACGCGCTGATCGAGGTGGCGGCCGGCTGGGCGATCCTGCTGGTGCTGACCGGCGTGTACCTATGGTGGCCGCGCGGGCGCCGCGGCGGCGTGACCACGGTGCGCGGGCGGCCGGCGCAGCGCGTGTTCTGGCGCGATGTGCATGCACTCACCGGCAGCGTGGTCGGCGCGTTGCTGCTGTTCCTGGCGCTGACCGGCATGCCGTGGTCGTGGTTCTGGGGCGCGCAGGTCAATCGCCTGGCCAACGGCCATCACTACGGCTATCCGGCCGGGCTGCGCGTGGACCTGCCGATGTCGACGCAGCGGCTGAGCGACAGCGAGGTGCCGGCATGGTCGCTGCGGCAGGCGCGCCTGCCGCAGTCGTCGCCGCCGGCCGCGGACCCGCATGCGGCGCACGGCGGTCAGGGCGAGCACGACGGCATGGCCGGCATGGCGGATGCCGCGCCGGCGGCGGGGGCGATCGGCCTGGATGCGGCGGTGGCGCGGTTCCAGGCGCGCGGCATCGCGCCGGGCTACAGCGTGGCATTGCCGCGCGGTGTGCGCGGGGTCTATACGGCCTCGGTGTATCCGCCGGACCTGGCCCAGCAACGGGTGATCCACCTGGACCAGTACAGCGGCCAGGTGCTGCTGGACATGCGCTATGCCGACTACGGCCCGCTGGCCAAGGCGCTGGAGTGGGGCATCAACGTGCACCTGGGCCAGGAGTACGGGCTGCTCAACCAACTCGTGCTGATCGGCGCCTGCCTGGGCATCGTGCTGTTGTGCGTCAGTGCCGCAGTGATGTGGTGGAAGCGCCGCCCGCAGGGTGGACTCGGGGTGCCGCCGCTGCCGGCAGACCGACGCACCCTGCGCGGCGTGGTCGCGCTGCTGGTGCTGGGCGGGATGCTGTTCCCGCTGGTCGGTGTGTCGTTGCTGCTGATGTTGGCGCTGGACTGGGCGCTGGTGCTGCGGCGCGAGCCGGCGGTGGGGGCTTAG
- a CDS encoding TonB-dependent receptor, producing the protein MTRFPAMPPVAACCCVVLAAAAPAQAADAPPGAAGDSVLTLGKVQATSPLAAGSSARSVFSSVDILGGDLLQDQHVDYSWELLMRAPGVQVTQFKMGTDAGRFSFRGFNGEGRVNAVKLLIDGVPSNDNAGAMPYLDAVFPMDIAAIEIVRGTNDPRYGLDAIAGSVDVLTRSGGNDGRASVTVGSFGTREVQATQGIERGAWSQNYVAAWRDSDGYRDHADARKHAFSGKWFYTDPDGRWRAGLSARDYRNTALEAGYLDYATAQRAPRSSPDYARDDRSQRHTTQVSLHLDARLADSVQGSAKAYWNRYDNQRWVRFTAAGAQQERDTDERQHGVLARLSWRPALARADAFALEGGVDAQWQYNVSQRYRTVARVRTAPLRDWDFDLHTEGAYVQAVLRPTARLQLVPGYRVDRVGGQFRDLASGARYPTYAYGTIRQPKFSAVYALTAQASLYANIGRSFQIGSGNGAYRTQARNLAPSFNDGWESGLKFAGAQQRWDARVAYWEQRASDEVATILGVNGSVGTGEVGNVGKTLRRGWDAQLNLRPDERWTLWLAYSRQRALIVTPDPSAPATRGKEIENVPHYLATAGVDWQATPRLTLSAWGNAQGDYYVERSNTLGRYGGYALANLGATWRWRAQREVSLQLKNLTDRHYVYAWYDSGSSGYSPGDGRALYATLSWGW; encoded by the coding sequence ATGACCCGCTTTCCTGCCATGCCGCCCGTGGCGGCGTGCTGCTGTGTCGTTCTCGCGGCGGCCGCGCCCGCCCAGGCCGCCGATGCGCCGCCCGGCGCCGCCGGCGATTCCGTTCTGACCCTGGGCAAGGTCCAGGCTACCTCGCCGCTTGCCGCCGGTTCCAGCGCGCGCAGCGTGTTCAGTTCCGTCGACATCCTTGGCGGCGACCTGCTGCAGGACCAGCACGTGGACTACAGCTGGGAACTGCTGATGCGCGCGCCCGGCGTGCAGGTGACCCAGTTCAAGATGGGGACCGACGCCGGGCGCTTCTCCTTCCGCGGCTTCAACGGCGAGGGCCGGGTCAACGCGGTCAAGCTGCTGATCGACGGCGTGCCCAGCAACGACAATGCCGGCGCCATGCCGTACCTGGATGCGGTGTTCCCCATGGATATCGCCGCGATCGAGATCGTGCGCGGCACCAACGACCCGCGCTACGGCCTGGACGCGATCGCCGGCAGCGTCGACGTGCTGACCCGCAGCGGCGGCAACGACGGCCGCGCCAGCGTCACCGTCGGCAGCTTCGGCACCCGCGAGGTGCAGGCGACGCAGGGCATCGAGCGCGGCGCATGGAGCCAGAACTACGTCGCCGCCTGGCGCGACAGCGACGGTTACCGCGACCATGCCGACGCGCGCAAGCATGCGTTCTCCGGCAAGTGGTTCTATACCGATCCGGACGGGCGCTGGCGCGCCGGGCTCAGCGCGCGCGACTACCGCAACACGGCGCTGGAGGCGGGGTATCTGGATTACGCCACGGCGCAGCGCGCACCGCGCAGCTCCCCCGATTACGCCCGCGACGATCGCAGCCAACGCCACACCACGCAGGTGTCGCTGCACCTGGATGCGCGCCTGGCCGACAGCGTGCAGGGCAGCGCCAAGGCGTATTGGAACCGCTACGACAATCAGCGCTGGGTGCGCTTCACCGCGGCCGGCGCGCAGCAGGAACGCGATACCGACGAGCGCCAGCACGGCGTGCTGGCCAGGCTCAGCTGGCGCCCGGCGCTGGCCCGCGCCGACGCCTTCGCGCTGGAGGGCGGGGTCGATGCGCAGTGGCAGTACAACGTCTCGCAGCGCTATCGCACGGTGGCGCGCGTGCGCACCGCGCCGCTGCGCGACTGGGACTTCGACCTGCATACCGAAGGCGCCTACGTGCAGGCGGTGCTGCGCCCGACCGCGCGCCTGCAACTGGTGCCCGGCTACCGGGTGGATCGGGTCGGCGGGCAGTTCCGCGACCTCGCCAGCGGCGCGCGCTATCCCACCTATGCCTACGGCACGATTCGCCAACCCAAGTTCAGCGCGGTGTATGCGCTGACCGCGCAGGCCAGCCTGTACGCCAACATCGGCCGCAGCTTCCAGATCGGCAGCGGCAACGGCGCCTACCGCACCCAGGCGCGTAACCTTGCGCCCTCGTTCAACGATGGCTGGGAGAGCGGCCTCAAGTTCGCCGGCGCGCAGCAGCGCTGGGACGCGCGCGTGGCCTACTGGGAACAGCGCGCCTCCGACGAGGTGGCCACCATCCTCGGCGTGAACGGCAGCGTCGGCACCGGCGAGGTCGGCAACGTCGGCAAGACCCTGCGCCGCGGCTGGGATGCGCAACTGAACCTGCGTCCGGATGAGCGCTGGACGCTGTGGCTGGCCTATTCCCGGCAACGCGCGCTGATCGTCACGCCGGATCCGAGCGCGCCGGCCACCCGCGGCAAGGAGATCGAGAACGTGCCGCACTACCTGGCCACCGCCGGTGTCGACTGGCAGGCCACGCCGCGGCTGACGCTGTCGGCCTGGGGCAATGCGCAGGGCGACTACTACGTGGAGCGCAGCAACACCCTGGGCCGCTATGGCGGCTATGCGCTGGCCAATCTCGGCGCGACCTGGCGCTGGCGCGCGCAGCGCGAGGTCTCGCTGCAACTGAAGAACCTGACCGACCGCCACTATGTCTACGCCTGGTACGACAGCGGGTCCTCCGGCTACTCGCCCGGCGACGGCCGCGCGCTGTACGCCACGCTGAGTTGGGGCTGGTGA
- a CDS encoding DUF2946 family protein, with amino-acid sequence MVRLRQLPSCWAALAALALGLLLLAPPISQWRQAQAQAAALQGQALCTSGGLRLAALAGAVSAAHGGHHDDAGLAHAPACDYCLLAARLLPWVALLLALLPWCCPPVPGAALRSRVVTATARRAHPVRGPPLFS; translated from the coding sequence ATGGTCCGTCTCCGCCAGCTGCCGTCGTGTTGGGCCGCGCTCGCTGCGCTGGCGCTCGGCCTGTTGCTGCTGGCGCCGCCGATCAGCCAGTGGCGGCAGGCGCAGGCCCAGGCGGCCGCGCTGCAAGGCCAGGCGCTGTGCACCAGCGGCGGCCTGCGCCTGGCGGCGCTGGCAGGTGCCGTCTCCGCGGCGCATGGCGGCCACCACGACGATGCCGGCCTGGCGCACGCGCCGGCCTGCGATTACTGCCTGCTCGCCGCGCGGCTGCTGCCGTGGGTGGCGCTGTTGCTGGCGTTGCTGCCCTGGTGCTGTCCGCCGGTCCCGGGCGCGGCGCTGCGCAGCCGTGTCGTCACGGCCACCGCACGCCGTGCACACCCGGTCCGCGGGCCGCCGCTGTTCTCCTGA
- the arsC gene encoding arsenate reductase (glutaredoxin) (This arsenate reductase requires both glutathione and glutaredoxin to convert arsenate to arsenite, after which the efflux transporter formed by ArsA and ArsB can extrude the arsenite from the cell, providing resistance.), translating into MPTITIYHNPACGTSRNVLGLIRNSGVEPIVIEYLKTPPDRATLQALAAASGLPLRELIRQKGTPYAELRLDDPALGDDALLDAMLQHPILLNRPIVVTPLGTRLCRPSETVLDILPSPQRGAFAKEDGTPLVDAQGRWVG; encoded by the coding sequence ATGCCGACGATCACGATCTACCACAACCCTGCCTGCGGCACTTCGCGCAACGTGCTCGGGCTGATCCGCAACAGCGGCGTCGAACCGATCGTGATCGAGTACCTGAAGACGCCGCCGGACCGCGCCACCCTGCAGGCGCTGGCGGCGGCCAGCGGGCTGCCGCTGCGGGAGTTGATCCGGCAGAAGGGCACGCCCTACGCCGAACTCAGGCTGGATGATCCGGCGCTGGGCGATGACGCGCTGCTGGACGCCATGCTGCAGCACCCGATCCTGCTCAACCGGCCGATCGTGGTCACCCCGCTGGGCACGCGCCTGTGCCGGCCCTCGGAGACCGTGCTGGACATCCTGCCATCGCCGCAGCGTGGCGCCTTCGCCAAGGAGGACGGCACGCCGCTGGTCGACGCACAAGGCCGCTGGGTGGGCTGA
- a CDS encoding GAF domain-containing sensor histidine kinase, with translation MSTVEPAAAPVYCAVKPRNEALRLDALHSYAILDTPREPAFDDITRLAALICQAPIAVVNLIDSERQWFKSEIGLGTRETPLATSLCAHALLEDDLLLVPDTREDPRFACNPLVTGEMRLHFYAGALLKTSDGLALGTVCVLDRRPRQLSYEQIEALRALARQAMGQLELRKALQLAQESNHYRSRLMAIAGHDLKTPLRTASYALSKLQRLHDAAQDGPLETARAALNQVASGLDQLATNAAAGELRLPALHDLALADVLAPILATWQPQAAAKGVQLRSVPTSLRVRSSAPLLSTLLGNLLGNAVKYTAQGKVLIGCRRRGDRVAVEIIDRGIGMDEAGLRTMFQAFQQADPRSDGLGLGLWIVRRAAETLGCTVEVRSQPGQGSRFTVLLPAAAADA, from the coding sequence ATGTCCACCGTCGAACCCGCCGCCGCCCCGGTCTACTGCGCGGTCAAGCCACGCAACGAAGCGCTGCGCCTGGACGCGTTGCACAGCTACGCGATCCTGGACACGCCGCGCGAGCCGGCATTCGACGACATCACCCGGCTGGCGGCGCTGATCTGCCAGGCGCCGATCGCGGTGGTCAACCTGATCGACAGCGAGCGCCAGTGGTTCAAGAGCGAGATCGGGCTGGGCACGCGCGAAACCCCGCTGGCCACCTCGCTGTGCGCGCACGCGCTGCTCGAGGACGACCTGCTGCTGGTGCCGGATACCCGCGAGGACCCGCGCTTCGCCTGCAATCCGCTGGTGACCGGCGAGATGCGCCTGCACTTCTACGCCGGCGCGCTGCTGAAGACCTCCGACGGCTTGGCCCTGGGCACGGTGTGCGTGCTGGACCGGCGCCCGCGCCAGCTCAGCTACGAGCAGATCGAAGCGCTGCGCGCGCTGGCGCGGCAGGCGATGGGCCAACTGGAACTGCGCAAGGCGCTGCAGCTGGCGCAGGAATCCAACCACTACCGCAGCCGCCTGATGGCCATCGCCGGCCACGATCTGAAGACGCCGCTGCGCACCGCGTCCTACGCGCTGAGCAAGCTGCAGCGCCTGCACGACGCCGCGCAGGACGGCCCGCTGGAGACCGCACGCGCGGCCTTGAACCAGGTCGCCAGCGGGCTCGACCAGCTCGCCACCAATGCCGCCGCCGGCGAACTGCGCCTGCCCGCGCTGCACGACCTGGCCCTGGCCGACGTGCTGGCGCCGATCCTGGCCACCTGGCAGCCGCAGGCCGCGGCCAAGGGCGTACAGCTGCGCAGCGTGCCGACCTCGCTGCGCGTGCGCAGCAGCGCTCCCCTGCTGTCGACGCTGCTCGGCAACCTGCTGGGCAACGCGGTCAAGTACACCGCGCAGGGCAAGGTGCTGATCGGCTGCCGACGCCGTGGCGATCGCGTGGCGGTGGAAATCATCGACCGCGGCATCGGCATGGACGAAGCCGGCCTGCGCACGATGTTCCAGGCCTTCCAACAGGCCGACCCGCGCAGCGACGGCCTCGGCCTGGGCCTGTGGATCGTCCGCCGCGCCGCCGAGACCCTGGGCTGCACCGTCGAGGTCCGCAGCCAGCCCGGCCAGGGCAGCCGCTTCACCGTGCTGTTGCCGGCGGCAGCGGCCGACGCCTGA
- a CDS encoding phospholipid scramblase-related protein — protein MHPVLQHNLFFVKEQVGMFKAANNYDVFDPHSNRKLLECREPHLGVFTKLLRFTDYKRMTPFQVEVRTPDGHKVLTVRRGVSLFLSTVEVLDEHDRRVGSFSQKFFSIGGKFDVLDAQGAPVCTLRGKWTSWDFRFVQGERELAQVSKKWAGLGKELFTSADNYMLSIAESLPAEDPRRILIMAAVLCIDMVLKE, from the coding sequence ATGCATCCTGTTCTCCAGCACAACCTGTTCTTCGTCAAGGAACAGGTCGGCATGTTCAAGGCCGCCAACAACTACGACGTGTTCGATCCGCACAGCAACCGCAAGCTGCTGGAATGCCGCGAGCCGCACCTGGGCGTGTTCACCAAGCTGCTGCGCTTCACCGACTACAAGCGCATGACTCCGTTCCAGGTGGAAGTGCGCACGCCGGACGGGCACAAGGTGCTGACCGTGAGGCGCGGCGTGTCGCTGTTCCTGTCCACGGTCGAGGTGCTGGACGAGCACGACCGGCGTGTGGGCTCCTTCAGCCAGAAGTTCTTCTCCATCGGCGGCAAGTTCGATGTGCTCGATGCCCAGGGCGCGCCGGTGTGCACGCTGCGCGGCAAGTGGACCAGCTGGGATTTCCGCTTCGTGCAGGGCGAGCGCGAACTGGCGCAGGTGTCCAAGAAATGGGCCGGACTGGGCAAGGAACTGTTCACCAGTGCCGACAACTACATGCTGTCGATCGCCGAGAGCCTGCCTGCCGAGGATCCGCGGCGGATCCTGATCATGGCGGCGGTGTTGTGCATCGATATGGTGTTGAAGGAGTGA